In one Desulfoferula mesophila genomic region, the following are encoded:
- a CDS encoding Rne/Rng family ribonuclease, protein MASTLLINARSYETRVALLENGQCVEVYVERHKQMSLAGNVYLGRVARVLPGMQAAFVDIGLPKAAFLYVSDVYEPPEEMQWEAGEVPTEAQRSPGSRIEQMLREGQEIMVQVAKEPLGNKGARITSHVTLPGRNLVLMPTIDHVGVSRRIEDPEERQRLRGLIEELRPTGMGFIARTVSEGADHQKLSAEMDFLRSLWDSIGQRRRLSQVPSLLHQDLSVSLRAVRDLFTREVDHLVIDCQEEYDMVVEFVSTFMPRLLPSVELYDRAEPIFDAYEVEPELARALERKVWLKSGGYVVIEKTEALTSIDVNTGRYVGGYNLEETIVKTNLEAVKEIACQIRLRDIGGLIVIDFIDMEREENRERVVAALEEALGADRSKTNVLFMSPLGLVEMTRKRVRESLGESLGEPCFYCEGSGRLRDPTTVCYEIFRALERELKNSVAGAVSVMVHPQVAEVMLQEERFALEELESLLQLTIHVVPNQSLHREHFELRPEARA, encoded by the coding sequence ATGGCCTCGACTCTGCTCATAAACGCGCGCTCCTACGAAACCCGCGTGGCCCTTTTGGAAAACGGCCAGTGCGTGGAGGTCTACGTGGAGCGCCACAAGCAGATGTCCTTGGCGGGCAACGTATACCTGGGCCGGGTGGCCCGGGTATTGCCGGGCATGCAGGCCGCCTTTGTGGACATCGGCCTGCCCAAGGCCGCCTTCCTTTACGTAAGCGACGTGTACGAGCCGCCGGAAGAGATGCAGTGGGAGGCGGGCGAGGTGCCCACCGAGGCCCAGCGCAGCCCCGGCAGCCGCATCGAGCAGATGTTGCGCGAGGGGCAGGAGATCATGGTGCAGGTGGCCAAGGAGCCCCTGGGCAACAAGGGGGCGCGCATCACCAGCCACGTGACCCTGCCCGGCCGCAACCTGGTGCTCATGCCCACCATCGACCACGTGGGGGTGAGCCGGCGCATCGAGGACCCGGAGGAGCGCCAGCGCCTGCGGGGGCTCATCGAGGAGTTGCGCCCCACGGGCATGGGTTTCATCGCCCGCACGGTGAGCGAAGGCGCCGACCACCAGAAGCTTTCCGCGGAGATGGACTTTCTGCGTTCGCTGTGGGATTCCATCGGCCAGCGCCGCCGCCTGTCCCAGGTGCCCTCGCTGCTGCATCAGGACCTGTCGGTGAGCCTCAGGGCGGTGCGCGATTTGTTCACCAGAGAGGTGGACCACCTGGTCATCGACTGCCAGGAGGAATACGACATGGTGGTGGAGTTCGTGTCCACCTTCATGCCCCGCCTGCTGCCCAGCGTGGAGCTTTACGACCGCGCCGAGCCCATCTTCGACGCCTACGAGGTGGAGCCGGAGCTGGCCCGGGCCCTGGAGCGCAAGGTCTGGCTCAAGAGCGGCGGCTACGTGGTCATCGAAAAGACCGAGGCGCTCACCTCCATCGACGTGAACACCGGGCGCTACGTGGGCGGCTACAACCTGGAAGAGACCATCGTCAAGACCAACCTGGAAGCGGTCAAGGAGATCGCCTGCCAGATACGCCTTCGGGACATCGGCGGGCTCATCGTTATCGACTTCATCGACATGGAGCGCGAGGAAAACCGCGAGCGGGTGGTGGCCGCCCTCGAGGAGGCCCTGGGCGCCGACCGCTCCAAGACCAACGTGCTGTTCATGAGCCCCCTGGGCCTGGTGGAGATGACCCGCAAGCGGGTGCGCGAATCCCTGGGCGAATCACTGGGCGAGCCTTGCTTCTACTGCGAGGGCTCCGGCCGCCTGCGCGACCCCACCACTGTCTGCTACGAGATTTTCCGGGCCCTGGAACGGGAGTTGAAAAACTCGGTGGCCGGCGCGGTGAGCGTCATGGTGCATCCCCAGGTGGCCGAGGTGATGCTCCAGGAGGAGCGCTTCGCCCTGGAAGAGCTGGAATCGTTGCTCCAGCTCACCATCCACGTGGTGCCCAACCAAAGCCTGCACCGGGAGCACTTCGAGCTGCGCCCCGAGGCCCGCGCCTGA
- a CDS encoding TIGR03960 family B12-binding radical SAM protein, whose translation MPRWELLGRVEKPARYLGGEPGAVIKDPARVRLNLALAFPEIYEIAMSHLGIKVLYEHLAGRPDVAAERVFCPWLDLMGIMETEGEAPWSLESGRALGDFDVIGFSLQYELTYTNLLMMLRLAGVPARREERGPEHPVVIVGGPCMVNPEPLADFLDLAVVGEAEELLDPLMDLLIQAKDEAWPRERLYREALNIEGIYAPALFQPEYRQGRLRQIKPLDPEHPKVHRRIVADMAAHQPPHRTILPTVTPVHDRLGVELARGCTRGCRFCQAGFIYRPVRERPAQQVYEAALAGLGGGLEELALLSLSTSDYTCIEPLAAALMDALEPRRISLSLPSLRMDSLGEELINQIKRVRKTGFTLAPEAGSERLRAAINKNLSEEQIISTARTVYGLGWNLVKLYFMLGLPTETDEDILAIGRLASLVAGEAKSAGRGRGKKPVVNASLGLFVPKPHTPFQWEGQIGLEESLRRLKLAKENLGDRRIKAKWNDAKTSIIEGVLSRGDRRLGAVLLRAVELGCRFDGWSEHLDYDAWLAALADQGLSLDDYLRPREQDEVLPWEHIDTGVSKKFLWAEREKSLLGQSTADCRRGRCLDCGVCDHKVIKPRLCPEAALPSPPAAPGGEGERLDWRFRLEKTGPARYLGHLEMMRLLERTIRAAGIELAYTQGFHPHALVKTAAALPTGVESLVEVLEVSTLRSYDPDRLAAQVNELLPPGLRLADGRPGRPGEKLIDPPVAVYRITPSAPLDPERLEAFHRADQWTMLRVSPKGSREIDLQAAVRQVALEGGELLLAVGSSGGRPKPVEVLAHVFGLSPEEAAAARALKVEAREDNQA comes from the coding sequence GTGCCTCGTTGGGAGTTATTAGGCCGGGTGGAAAAACCGGCCCGCTACCTGGGCGGCGAACCGGGCGCGGTAATCAAGGACCCGGCCCGGGTGCGTCTGAACCTGGCCCTGGCCTTTCCCGAGATCTACGAGATCGCCATGAGCCACCTGGGCATCAAGGTGCTCTACGAGCACCTGGCCGGACGGCCCGACGTGGCCGCCGAGCGGGTGTTCTGCCCCTGGCTGGACCTCATGGGCATCATGGAGACCGAGGGCGAAGCCCCCTGGTCGCTGGAGAGCGGCCGGGCTCTGGGCGACTTCGACGTGATCGGCTTTTCCCTGCAGTACGAGCTCACCTACACCAACCTGCTCATGATGCTTAGGCTGGCCGGGGTTCCCGCCCGCCGCGAGGAGCGCGGTCCGGAGCATCCGGTGGTCATCGTCGGGGGGCCCTGCATGGTCAACCCCGAGCCCTTGGCCGACTTTTTGGACCTGGCCGTGGTGGGGGAAGCCGAGGAGCTTCTCGATCCGCTCATGGACCTTCTTATCCAGGCCAAGGATGAGGCCTGGCCCAGGGAGCGGCTTTACCGCGAAGCGCTGAATATCGAGGGCATCTACGCCCCGGCCCTGTTTCAGCCGGAGTACAGGCAGGGCCGCCTGCGCCAGATCAAGCCCCTGGACCCGGAGCACCCCAAGGTGCACCGGCGCATCGTGGCCGACATGGCCGCGCACCAGCCGCCCCACCGCACCATCTTGCCCACGGTCACCCCGGTGCACGACCGCCTGGGGGTGGAGCTGGCCCGGGGTTGCACCAGGGGCTGCCGCTTTTGCCAGGCCGGGTTCATCTACCGCCCGGTGCGCGAGCGCCCGGCCCAGCAGGTGTACGAGGCGGCCCTGGCCGGTCTGGGCGGCGGCCTGGAGGAGCTGGCGCTCCTGTCGCTGTCCACCAGCGACTACACCTGCATCGAACCCCTGGCCGCCGCGCTCATGGACGCCCTGGAGCCCCGGCGCATAAGCCTGAGCCTGCCCAGCCTGCGCATGGACTCGTTGGGCGAAGAGCTGATCAACCAGATCAAGCGGGTGCGCAAGACCGGCTTCACTCTGGCCCCGGAGGCGGGCAGCGAGCGCCTGCGGGCGGCGATCAACAAGAACCTGAGCGAAGAGCAGATCATCTCCACCGCCCGCACCGTCTACGGCCTGGGCTGGAACCTGGTGAAGCTCTACTTCATGCTGGGCCTGCCCACCGAGACCGATGAGGACATCCTGGCCATCGGCCGCCTGGCCTCCCTGGTGGCGGGCGAGGCCAAGAGCGCGGGCCGGGGCCGGGGCAAAAAACCGGTGGTCAACGCCAGCCTGGGCCTGTTCGTGCCCAAGCCCCACACCCCCTTCCAGTGGGAGGGGCAGATCGGCCTGGAAGAATCGTTGCGCCGCCTCAAGCTGGCCAAGGAGAACCTGGGCGACCGGCGGATCAAGGCCAAGTGGAACGATGCCAAAACCAGCATCATCGAAGGGGTGCTCAGCCGGGGAGACCGCCGTTTGGGCGCGGTGCTCCTGCGGGCGGTAGAGCTGGGCTGCCGCTTCGACGGCTGGAGCGAGCACCTGGACTACGATGCCTGGCTCGCCGCCCTGGCCGACCAAGGCCTTTCCCTGGACGACTACCTGCGGCCCCGGGAACAGGACGAGGTGCTGCCCTGGGAGCACATCGACACCGGGGTGAGCAAGAAGTTCCTCTGGGCCGAGCGGGAAAAGTCGCTGCTAGGCCAGTCCACGGCCGACTGCCGCCGGGGCCGCTGTCTGGACTGCGGGGTGTGCGACCACAAGGTGATCAAGCCGCGCCTGTGCCCGGAGGCCGCCCTGCCCTCTCCCCCCGCCGCGCCCGGCGGCGAGGGCGAACGCCTGGACTGGCGCTTCCGCCTGGAAAAAACCGGCCCGGCCCGCTATCTGGGGCATCTGGAGATGATGCGCCTGTTGGAGCGCACCATCCGGGCCGCGGGCATCGAGCTGGCCTACACCCAGGGCTTTCACCCCCACGCCCTGGTCAAGACCGCTGCCGCCCTGCCCACCGGGGTGGAGAGCCTGGTGGAAGTGTTGGAAGTCTCCACCCTGCGCTCCTACGACCCGGACCGCTTGGCCGCCCAGGTAAACGAGCTGCTGCCGCCGGGCCTGCGCCTGGCCGACGGCCGTCCCGGCCGCCCCGGCGAAAAGCTCATCGACCCGCCGGTGGCGGTGTACCGCATTACCCCCTCCGCGCCTTTGGACCCCGAGCGCCTGGAGGCTTTTCATCGGGCCGACCAGTGGACTATGCTTAGGGTCTCCCCCAAGGGAAGCCGGGAGATCGACCTCCAGGCCGCCGTGCGCCAGGTGGCGCTGGAAGGCGGAGAGCTGCTTTTGGCCGTGGGCTCGTCCGGGGGACGTCCCAAGCCGGTGGAGGTGTTGGCCCACGTTTTCGGGCTTAGCCCGGAAGAGGCGGCCGCCGCCCGCGCCCTGAAGGTGGAAGCCAGAGAGGACAACCAAGCCTGA
- a CDS encoding MBL fold metallo-hydrolase, with amino-acid sequence MRLTCMGAARTVTGSSYLIEMDDDRCFLVDCGMFQGSAQLERRNWIAGPYRVPDLSAIFITHAHIDHSGLVPRLVRDGYSGPIYASKPTCELLKILWLDSANIQQMEAEWQSRKNRRQGKNALEPLYEVADAEAAITLLRPVEFECKEELLPGVRACFVNAGHILGAASLHLTLVGENGVHRVGFSGDVGRPNQLIVPDPGKMDPVDTLFMETTYGGRTHKSLPESVHELLDIVKQAYAEGGKVVIPAFAVERTQELIYILAKAHRDGELPEDMPVFLDSPLAINATRIFRDHPEYFDEETKEILANGDTPLNFPNLKFTTSTEESQNINRFMGPAIIIAGSGMANAGRIKHHLKHNLWRPNTHVVIVGFQAKNTTGRLLVEGAPKVKIFREDVAVRAKVHTINGFSAHADQSELLAWMEPLMRPGVKVNLIHGEEEQMVTFKAVAQARFPKVRFHIPRWNEVQDLKTRPEQLAKVEPAELADEVRKLSGRLAQLADRLAVPESGLSPEEATALLRALKAANQAAAMGEAA; translated from the coding sequence ATGCGACTTACCTGCATGGGCGCGGCCCGCACCGTGACCGGATCATCCTATCTCATCGAAATGGACGACGACCGCTGTTTCCTGGTGGATTGCGGCATGTTCCAGGGCAGCGCCCAGTTGGAGCGGCGCAACTGGATCGCCGGGCCCTACCGGGTGCCGGACCTGAGCGCCATTTTCATCACCCACGCCCACATCGACCACTCCGGCCTGGTGCCCCGCCTGGTGCGCGACGGCTACTCCGGCCCCATTTACGCCTCCAAACCCACCTGCGAGTTGCTCAAGATCCTCTGGCTGGACTCGGCCAACATCCAGCAGATGGAAGCCGAATGGCAGAGCCGCAAAAATCGCCGGCAGGGCAAAAACGCCCTGGAGCCGCTTTACGAGGTGGCCGACGCCGAGGCGGCCATCACCTTGCTGCGGCCGGTGGAGTTCGAATGCAAGGAGGAGCTCTTGCCCGGAGTGCGGGCCTGCTTTGTCAACGCGGGCCACATCCTGGGGGCGGCCAGCCTGCACCTGACCCTGGTGGGTGAAAACGGGGTTCACCGGGTGGGCTTTTCCGGTGACGTAGGCCGCCCCAACCAGCTCATCGTGCCCGACCCCGGCAAGATGGACCCGGTGGACACCCTGTTCATGGAAACCACCTATGGCGGGCGCACCCACAAGTCCCTGCCCGAGAGCGTGCACGAACTTTTGGACATCGTTAAGCAAGCCTACGCCGAGGGCGGCAAGGTGGTCATCCCCGCCTTTGCGGTGGAACGCACCCAGGAGCTCATCTACATCCTGGCCAAGGCCCATCGTGATGGCGAGTTGCCCGAGGACATGCCGGTGTTTTTGGATTCGCCCCTGGCCATCAACGCAACCCGCATCTTCCGGGATCACCCGGAGTACTTCGACGAGGAGACCAAGGAGATCCTGGCCAACGGCGACACCCCGCTGAACTTCCCCAACCTCAAGTTCACCACCAGCACCGAGGAAAGCCAGAACATCAACCGTTTCATGGGACCGGCCATCATCATCGCGGGCAGCGGCATGGCCAACGCCGGACGCATCAAGCACCATCTCAAGCACAACCTGTGGCGGCCCAACACCCACGTGGTGATCGTGGGCTTCCAGGCCAAGAACACCACCGGCCGCCTGCTGGTGGAAGGCGCCCCCAAGGTCAAGATATTCCGCGAGGACGTGGCCGTGCGGGCCAAGGTGCACACCATCAACGGCTTCTCGGCCCACGCCGACCAAAGCGAGCTGCTGGCCTGGATGGAGCCCTTGATGCGTCCGGGCGTCAAGGTCAACCTGATCCACGGCGAAGAGGAGCAGATGGTGACCTTCAAGGCGGTGGCCCAGGCGCGCTTCCCCAAGGTGCGCTTCCACATCCCCCGCTGGAACGAGGTGCAGGATCTCAAGACCCGTCCCGAGCAGCTGGCCAAGGTGGAGCCCGCCGAGCTGGCCGACGAGGTGCGTAAGCTCAGCGGCCGCCTGGCCCAGCTGGCCGACCGCCTGGCCGTGCCGGAAAGCGGCCTGAGCCCCGAGGAGGCCACCGCCCTGCTCAGGGCCCTCAAGGCGGCCAACCAGGCCGCCGCCATGGGGGAGGCGGCCTAG
- a CDS encoding TIGR00730 family Rossman fold protein, with protein MPDQSEQQYVIDALSARESWRMFRIMSEFVDAIDDMSHIPKGVSIFGSARVAPDSPSYKLAEEVGRKLVEAGFSVITGGGGGVMEAGNKGATEAGGHSVGLNIELPFEQRPNPYANVRMNFRYFFVRKVIFVKYSVAYIVMPGGFGTLDELAEALTLIQTKRIRPFPVILMGSDYWSGLVDWIKNTQLANKMISPEDLDYFRVMDDPAEVVRLIKQVVIL; from the coding sequence ATGCCGGATCAATCAGAACAACAGTACGTAATCGACGCCCTCAGCGCCAGGGAATCCTGGCGCATGTTCCGCATCATGAGCGAGTTCGTTGACGCCATCGACGACATGAGTCACATCCCCAAGGGGGTGAGCATCTTCGGCTCGGCCCGGGTGGCCCCGGACAGCCCGTCCTACAAGCTGGCCGAGGAGGTGGGCCGCAAGCTGGTGGAGGCCGGTTTTTCGGTGATCACCGGCGGCGGCGGCGGGGTCATGGAAGCGGGTAACAAGGGAGCCACCGAGGCGGGGGGCCATTCGGTGGGGCTCAACATCGAGCTGCCCTTTGAGCAGCGGCCCAACCCCTACGCCAACGTGCGCATGAACTTTCGCTACTTCTTCGTGCGCAAGGTCATCTTCGTCAAATACTCGGTGGCCTATATCGTCATGCCCGGCGGCTTCGGGACCTTGGACGAGTTGGCCGAGGCCCTTACCCTGATCCAGACCAAGCGCATCCGCCCCTTCCCGGTGATCCTCATGGGCAGCGATTATTGGTCCGGCCTGGTAGACTGGATCAAAAACACGCAGTTGGCCAACAAGATGATCAGCCCGGAAGACCTCGACTATTTCCGGGTGATGGACGACCCGGCCGAGGTGGTGCGGCTCATCAAACAGGTGGTGATACTTTAG
- a CDS encoding peptidylprolyl isomerase: MAGGASLAARSNPVVKLQTSMGDIEIELYPDKAPKTVENFLNYVNKGFYNGTVFHRVINGFMVQGGGLNDKMQLKATDKPIQNEADNGLKNDEYTVAMARTMDPNSATAQFFINVTDNDFLNFKSKDAQGWGYAVFGKVIKGMDVVDKIKTVETTTKGMHQDVPVTPVVINKAEVVQE, encoded by the coding sequence ATGGCCGGGGGAGCCTCCCTGGCCGCAAGGAGCAATCCCGTGGTCAAACTTCAGACCAGCATGGGCGACATCGAGATAGAGCTTTATCCCGACAAGGCCCCCAAGACGGTGGAGAACTTCCTCAACTACGTCAACAAGGGCTTTTATAACGGCACCGTGTTCCACCGGGTCATCAACGGCTTCATGGTCCAGGGCGGCGGCCTCAACGACAAGATGCAGCTCAAGGCCACCGACAAGCCTATCCAGAACGAGGCGGACAACGGCCTGAAGAACGACGAGTACACCGTGGCCATGGCCCGCACCATGGACCCCAACAGCGCCACGGCCCAGTTCTTCATCAACGTGACCGACAACGACTTCCTGAACTTCAAGAGCAAGGACGCCCAGGGCTGGGGCTACGCCGTGTTCGGCAAGGTCATCAAGGGCATGGACGTGGTGGACAAGATCAAGACCGTGGAGACCACCACCAAGGGCATGCACCAGGACGTGCCGGTGACCCCGGTGGTGATCAACAAGGCGGAAGTGGTCCAGGAGTAG
- the nth gene encoding endonuclease III, with translation MAGDKGNKSGRGFTPPDPARVKAVLAALNKLYPKAKCALNYRTPWELLVATILSAQCTDQRVNQVTPDLFAKYPGVADFAKAGLPELEEAVRSTGFFRNKAKSIKGAAQAIMEKHAGQVPDNLDELVKLPGVGRKTANVVLGDAFGVPGITVDTHVGRVCRRLEFTDQTDAVKAEFALMEIIPQKRWTPFSHQVITHGRQVCHSRKPDCPGCGLLKHCPFGQEHLADQD, from the coding sequence TTGGCCGGCGACAAGGGCAACAAAAGCGGGCGGGGGTTCACCCCGCCCGATCCCGCCAGGGTCAAGGCGGTGCTGGCCGCCTTGAACAAGCTCTATCCCAAGGCCAAGTGCGCCCTGAACTACCGCACGCCTTGGGAGCTGTTGGTGGCCACCATCCTGAGCGCCCAATGCACCGACCAGAGGGTCAACCAGGTCACCCCCGACCTCTTCGCCAAATATCCGGGCGTGGCCGATTTCGCCAAGGCGGGGCTCCCCGAGTTGGAGGAAGCGGTGCGCTCCACCGGCTTTTTCCGCAACAAGGCCAAGTCCATCAAGGGCGCGGCCCAGGCCATCATGGAAAAGCACGCGGGCCAGGTGCCGGACAACCTGGATGAGCTGGTCAAGCTGCCCGGCGTGGGGCGCAAGACCGCCAACGTGGTCTTGGGCGACGCCTTCGGGGTGCCGGGCATCACCGTGGACACCCACGTGGGCCGGGTGTGCCGCCGTCTGGAGTTCACCGACCAGACCGACGCGGTAAAGGCCGAGTTCGCCCTCATGGAGATCATCCCTCAAAAGCGCTGGACTCCCTTCAGCCACCAGGTCATCACCCACGGGCGGCAGGTGTGCCACTCGCGCAAGCCCGACTGCCCCGGCTGCGGCCTGCTCAAGCACTGCCCCTTTGGGCAGGAGCACCTAGCGGACCAGGATTAG
- a CDS encoding ACT domain-containing protein — translation MEKERVFVVVLGKDQKGIIAQVSGLLFKHGANIEDVQQKVMDGTFVMTMLVDISDSASGSAGLRDALEELAASMGLRVMLHNEAVIKAMHRI, via the coding sequence ATGGAAAAGGAACGAGTCTTCGTGGTGGTCCTGGGCAAGGACCAAAAAGGCATCATCGCCCAGGTGAGCGGCCTGCTGTTCAAGCACGGAGCCAACATCGAGGACGTGCAGCAAAAGGTCATGGACGGTACCTTCGTGATGACCATGCTGGTGGACATCAGCGACAGCGCCTCGGGCTCGGCCGGGCTGCGCGACGCCCTGGAAGAGCTGGCCGCATCCATGGGCCTCAGGGTGATGCTGCACAACGAGGCCGTCATCAAGGCCATGCACAGGATTTAG
- a CDS encoding PFL family protein, whose product MEFGVEEVFETAGMILFENFDIRAVTLGVNLKDLIDRDAGRLAEEANERLAGLGQSLVSEACALSESMGLPIINKRLSITPAAWLIEPCAQKDAPLLLAQGLDAAAIEGGVDFIGGFGALVQKGTTAADRRIMESLPEVLGSTQRLCGFLNLASTLAGMNMDAIARLGHILKDMAAAADNAVACAKFVAFCNAPEDNPFMAGAFHGGGEADAALNVGISGPGVVRAVVDKHPEADLTELSEIIRRTVFKITRGGELVGRELARRLGVAFGVVDISLAPTTAMGDSVGRILEGMGLERVGAPGTTAALALLIDAVKKGGAMASGRVGGLSGTFIPVSEDEAMIEAVETGALTLEKLEAMTAVCSVGLDMFAVPGDTSPGTLSAIIADELAIGMANDKTTGVRVIPAPGTKAGDSVEFGGLLGRAPVMPVNRFSGEAFVARGGHLPAPIRSLRN is encoded by the coding sequence ATGGAGTTCGGTGTAGAAGAGGTATTTGAAACCGCGGGGATGATTCTCTTCGAGAACTTCGACATCCGCGCGGTGACCCTGGGGGTGAACCTCAAGGACCTCATCGACCGCGACGCCGGGCGTCTGGCCGAAGAGGCCAACGAGCGCCTGGCGGGGCTGGGCCAGAGCCTGGTGAGCGAGGCCTGCGCGCTGAGCGAGTCCATGGGCCTGCCCATCATCAACAAGCGCCTGTCCATCACCCCGGCCGCCTGGCTCATCGAGCCCTGCGCCCAAAAGGACGCGCCGCTGCTCCTGGCCCAGGGCCTGGACGCGGCGGCCATCGAGGGAGGGGTGGACTTTATCGGCGGCTTCGGGGCCCTGGTGCAAAAGGGGACCACCGCCGCCGACCGGCGCATCATGGAATCCCTGCCAGAGGTCTTGGGCTCCACCCAGCGCCTGTGCGGCTTCCTGAACCTGGCCTCCACCTTGGCGGGCATGAACATGGACGCCATCGCCCGGCTGGGGCACATTCTCAAGGACATGGCCGCCGCCGCCGACAACGCCGTGGCCTGCGCCAAGTTCGTGGCCTTTTGCAACGCGCCCGAGGACAACCCCTTCATGGCCGGGGCCTTCCACGGCGGGGGCGAGGCCGACGCGGCCCTGAACGTGGGCATCAGCGGGCCCGGCGTGGTGCGGGCGGTGGTGGACAAGCACCCCGAGGCCGACCTCACCGAGCTGAGCGAGATCATTAGGCGCACCGTGTTCAAGATCACCCGGGGAGGCGAGCTGGTGGGCCGCGAGCTGGCCCGGCGTTTGGGCGTGGCCTTCGGGGTGGTGGACATCAGCCTGGCCCCCACCACGGCCATGGGCGACAGCGTGGGCCGCATTCTGGAGGGCATGGGCCTGGAGCGGGTGGGCGCGCCGGGCACCACCGCCGCCCTGGCCCTCTTGATCGACGCGGTGAAAAAGGGCGGAGCCATGGCCTCGGGCCGGGTGGGCGGCCTGTCGGGCACCTTCATCCCGGTCAGCGAGGACGAGGCCATGATCGAGGCGGTGGAGACCGGGGCGCTGACCCTGGAAAAGCTGGAGGCCATGACCGCGGTTTGTTCGGTGGGCCTGGACATGTTCGCCGTGCCCGGCGACACCAGCCCCGGCACCTTGTCGGCCATCATCGCCGACGAGCTGGCCATCGGCATGGCCAACGACAAGACCACCGGAGTCAGGGTGATCCCCGCGCCGGGTACCAAGGCCGGCGACTCGGTGGAGTTCGGGGGCCTGCTGGGCCGGGCCCCGGTGATGCCGGTGAACCGCTTCTCGGGGGAAGCCTTCGTGGCCCGGGGCGGCCACCTGCCCGCGCCCATCCGCTCGCTGCGCAACTAG
- a CDS encoding AEC family transporter has product MDFQIRVLSSIAVLVGLICLAVLLRKLKVLEESHGALFAKLVSQVTLPATILVYLVSKPIPWGDVQLAGLMFLAEALCLALAWLIGRALGLDHPRLGSLMLTAGFGSSALLGYALVAEVYPGQAQAIVDAVVISEIGVGPPLFTVGVMVAIYFGSAKVGAGQRVSAALAFFRSPIFFAVAAGLLLSSIGLPRHNPVVSSILDGLRVVAGANTLAVALTVGLVLRLNVLSAGIGLVAAVCLIKLVAAPLLVWLPLSLVDLPELGKNILVLEAAMPSALLGVVLAKRYGCDGPLAAKLAFSTTIAGGASLLLVASLLI; this is encoded by the coding sequence ATGGATTTTCAAATCCGGGTGTTGTCTTCCATCGCGGTGCTGGTGGGCCTGATCTGCCTGGCGGTTCTCCTTAGAAAATTAAAGGTGCTGGAAGAGTCCCACGGCGCCCTGTTCGCCAAGCTGGTCTCCCAGGTGACCCTGCCCGCCACCATCCTGGTCTACCTGGTATCCAAGCCCATACCCTGGGGCGACGTCCAGTTGGCGGGTCTGATGTTTCTGGCCGAGGCGCTCTGCCTGGCCCTGGCCTGGCTGATCGGCCGCGCCCTGGGCCTGGACCATCCCCGCCTGGGCTCCCTCATGCTCACCGCCGGTTTCGGTTCCTCGGCCCTGTTGGGCTACGCCCTGGTGGCCGAGGTGTACCCCGGCCAGGCCCAGGCCATCGTGGACGCGGTGGTTATCTCCGAGATCGGCGTGGGTCCGCCCCTGTTCACCGTGGGGGTCATGGTGGCCATCTACTTCGGCAGCGCCAAGGTGGGAGCCGGGCAAAGGGTCTCGGCCGCGCTGGCCTTTTTCCGTTCGCCCATCTTCTTCGCCGTGGCGGCGGGCCTGCTCCTGTCCAGCATCGGCCTGCCCCGGCACAACCCGGTGGTGTCCTCCATCCTAGACGGCCTGCGGGTGGTGGCCGGGGCCAACACCCTGGCCGTGGCCCTCACCGTGGGCCTGGTGCTCCGGCTCAACGTGCTCTCGGCGGGCATCGGCCTGGTGGCCGCGGTGTGCCTGATCAAGTTGGTTGCCGCGCCCCTGTTGGTGTGGCTGCCCCTGTCCCTGGTCGATTTGCCCGAGCTGGGCAAAAACATCCTCGTCCTGGAGGCGGCCATGCCCTCGGCCCTGCTGGGGGTGGTTTTGGCCAAACGCTACGGCTGCGACGGCCCCCTGGCCGCCAAGCTGGCCTTTTCCACCACCATAGCCGGCGGGGCCAGCCTCTTGTTGGTGGCCTCCTTGCTCATCTAG